The window CAACCTACTGTGCTGATATTCGCGCAACGTAGCAAGACGAGTGCCGTCTGGCAAAAAGGAGTTGTGAGCGCTTCAATCGAGCGGATCGTTTCCCTTCGGCTGCTGCAAGAACTTCATCGTGTGTCCGCGCGCTTCACGGTCGCGCGGGGCGGGGCGTTCGGACGGGTCGCGGCCGAGCTTGGACTGCAGCTCGACGAGGTCGGTGAAGACGTCGGCCTGGCGGCGCAACTCGTCCGCGATCATCGGCGGCTGGCTGGCGATCGTGGAAATCACGGTGACCCGCACGCCGCGGCGCTGAACGGCCTCGACCAGGGAGCGGAAGTCGCCGTCGCCCGAGAACAGCACTATCTGGTCGATGTGCTCGGCGAGCTCCATGGCGTTCACGGCGAGCTCGATGTCCATATTGCCCTTGACCTTGCGGCGGCCGGAGGCGTCGATGAACTCCTTGGTCGCCTTGGTGACGACGGTGTAGCCGTTGTAGTCGAGCCAGTCGATCAGCGGCCGGATCGAGGAGTACTCCTGATCCTCGATGATCGCGGTGTAGTAGAACGCCCTAAGCAGCGTCCCGCGGCTCTGAAACTCCTTCAGCAGGCGCTTGTAATCGATGTCGAAGCCCAGAGTTTTCGCCGTCGCGTAGAGATTGGCTCCGTCGATGAAGAGCGCGATCCTGTCGGTAGAGGAAGGTGACATTGTGGCTGAGCCTTTGGCAGCGCGTTGAGGGAGCGGAGCAGAGCCCGCTCGAAACATTCGGGGAGCATTATGAGGTCCGCTAATTGTGATGGTGCGCAGCCTGCTTCGTCGTTGACCACGCTGTGCTCTGGAACTCAGGCTGACACGGCAAATCAAGACGGGCAAGTCTGACATACTTTCTGCGTACTGAAATCCTGCTCCTGTTTGGTGGAAATGATTTAGTTCAGATCCGCGATGCATGTCATGAGGCCTGCAAATTCGCTCGCTCTGATTGCGCAATCGCAGGCGTGGCCGCGCCTGGCGCTGTTCCGTTTCCGGCAAACTGGGACCGTGCTTTTCGTGGGAGCGGCGCGAACCAAGCATGCCCCAGTACATGGCCAGACGAGCGATATTTCATCTGCGCTAATGACAATCTCACATCGAAACCGTACGCGCTGGAGCTGAACCGGAGTCAATTTACTTCGGCTTCTTTTCCCTCTAGTCTCCGGCAAGTGGTAAAAGAAATTTTTGATTTCGGAGCGCTTATGCCGAGTGCAATCGAGTTGATCGTTGAGGGGTATGCACGTCTGAAAGACCGCGAGTCGCTCGAGCATCTGAGAATGCACCGCCAGCGCCTGGCCGTCGACCTGAAGGCAAGGGCGGGGTTTGACTGCCGCCCTTCGATCGCCCAGCTGGAAGAGGACATCGCTACTATTGAGGCGGGGCTCAGAACGCTTTCCGGCCCAGTCGCCGGGTAGATCGGCTAAGGCCTGCCGCAGACGGGACC of the Bradyrhizobium sp. WSM1417 genome contains:
- a CDS encoding NYN domain-containing protein is translated as MSPSSTDRIALFIDGANLYATAKTLGFDIDYKRLLKEFQSRGTLLRAFYYTAIIEDQEYSSIRPLIDWLDYNGYTVVTKATKEFIDASGRRKVKGNMDIELAVNAMELAEHIDQIVLFSGDGDFRSLVEAVQRRGVRVTVISTIASQPPMIADELRRQADVFTDLVELQSKLGRDPSERPAPRDREARGHTMKFLQQPKGNDPLD